TTCTTCTCCTGGAATCCCCAGAAACAGACGGAGTTGACCCTGATCGCCCGCAACGGCCGGGAGATCCCGCATGATTTCCGCAGTTCCATTCTGCACAATTTTCAGGGCAAAAAGGTGGGCGTGGTCATTGTTGGGATCGACCTGCGCGAACTCAAGGCAAAAAACGAGATGCTCAACCAGTCGCTGCAGGAGGTGCAGGAGGCCAACCGCCAGATTATGGACTCCATCCGCTACGCCCGGACGATCCAGCGCTCCCTGCTCTCCGACCGGAAGATGGTCGAACAGCGCCTGGCCCGCAGTTTTTTCATCTGGGAACCCCGGGATGTCATTGGCGGGGATATCTACCATGTCTATCCCCTGGAGAACGGCAATCTTATCATCTCCCTGTTCGATTGTACCGGCCACGGGGTGCCGGGGGCCTTCATGACGATGCTGGTCTCGGGCAAGCTGCACCATGCGATCCGCAGCGCAAAGATCTCTTCTCCGGCCGTGATTCTCAAATATCTGAATCAGTCCGTGCGCTCGGCCCTGCATCAGGACTCGGACCAGCCGTCATCGGATGACGGCCTGGAGGCGGCGGTATGTCTCCTTGACCGGACCGGCTCCACCCTGACCTTTGCCGGGGCCCGGCTTTCCCTGCACTATATTCACAACCGTAAAGCAGTGACCGTGACAGGGGACCGGCAGAGCCTGGGCTACCGGAAATCGAACCCGGACCATGATTTCACTGAGCATCAAATCCCCCTGGAGCAAGATATTGCCTTTTACCTGTGGACCGACGGCATCACCGACCAGGTGGGCGGAGACAAGGGGCTCCCGTTCGGCCGGACGCGATTAACGGAACTGTTGCTTGAGATTCACCAGTTGCCATTTGACCGGCAGCAGGAGTTGATCCGGCAGGCCCTTGCGACCTTTACCGGGGAGGAACAACGGCGGGACGACCTGACCGTGATCGGATTTTCGCCAGGGTGACAGGAACCGGCAGCTGAAACCAGGTAACCGGCTGACGAGAATTTACAGAAAAGAAAGTTGCTTTATCAAGCAACTGAAGCAGGTAAGGCTGGTTAGTTACGGATTATCGCTGCTGGTCAGCCGGCCGCAACTCGACCAGGGTCGCGCCCCAGCTGCCGCCGTCCCCGCCGGCCAGCCGGTAGGAGCGGACCATGGGCAGCCGGTCGAGGATGGCGTGTACGGTGCGGCGCAAGGTGCCGGTGCCCTTGCCGTGGATGATCCGCACCTGATAGATATCCCGGGCCCGGCACTCTTCGAGATAGTCAGGCACCAGGTCCTTTACCTCGCGGGGCAAGAAGGTATGCAGATCCAGGGTCCCGTCAATGGGAAGCTCGAATATCTCCTGGTCCATGCCCTACCCTCCTGTCATCTCCAGGATAAGCCGGGCGCAGCGGCGCGAGGCCCCGGGACCGCCCAGCTGTTGCCGGACCCCGGCCAGTTCCGCGGCCATCTTCCGGTGCGCTGTTTCATCCAGGAGCAGGGGTGTTATGGCGGCGGCCAGTTTTTCCGGGGTAGCGTCGTTCTGTAATAACTCCGGCACCACCTCCCGGCCGGCGATGAGGTTGACCAGGGAGGCGTACCTGACCTTGATGAAGTGGCGGGCGAGATGATAGGTCAAGGGGGAGACCCGGTAGCTGACCACCATCGGGACATTGAGGATGGCCAGTTCCAGGGCCACGGTGCCCGAGGCGGCCAGGACCGCGGCGCAGACCGCCATCAGGTCGTAGCGGGCCTCGGTGCTGACCCGGATATCGAGGCGGGTACCGGCCAGGCCGTGGTTGTCGAGATCGGCCCGGCCCAGGGTGGATGCCAGGGGCAGCAGAAAAACCGGATTGTTGAGTTCAGGGGCTATTCTTTCCGCGGCAGCGATAAAGAGCGGCAACATCCGGGCGATCTCCTGGCGGCGGCTGCCGGGCAGAAGTCCCACCACGGTACGATCCGGCCCGATCCCCAGTTCCGCCCGCATCTCCGGACCGGACATGGTGGTGGCAACCGAGTCGAGCATCGGATTGCCGACAAAGTCCACTGCCATGCCGTGGCCGCGGAAATACTCCTCCTCAAAGGGCAGGATCACCGCCATCCGGTCCACGTATTTTTTGATTTTTTTAATCCGCCCCTGCCGCCAGGCCCAGACCTTGGGGCTGATATAGTAGAGCACCGGGATATTCAGTTTATGGGCCTTTCTGGCCAGTATCAGGTTGAAACCCGGATAGTCGATAAGGACGAGAAGCGCCGGCGGCTGTTGCCGCAGCCGTTGCTCCAAGACCCGCATCGCCCGGCGGATCTTCCCCAATTGGCCCAGGACCTCCACCAGCCCCATCACCGCCAGGTCATTGATATCGACCAGGATATCCACCCCGGCCCCGGCCATCTCCCGGCCGCCCATGCCGGAGAGAGCACAATCCGGGGCCAGATCGCGCAGTTCCCGGGCCAGGATGGCGCCGTGCTGGTCGCCGGATGCCTCGCCGGCCACGATCATGACACGGGCGGCGGCAGGCGATCTCTTCATTGCTGGAGAATCGATTGAAGCGGACAAAAAATACCTGGGCTGTAGAGGTTCAGGAGTACATTAAATCAGCAACTCATCTTCCTCCGGTTTGTGGCGGCGCCTGCGCTTGCCCGGCTTCCAGGGCACAAAGGTCAGGGCCAGGGCCGCTACCAGGCAGGCCAGCAGCCAGCCGCCGCCGTACATGATGAGCTGGTCGGTGGGATAGCCGCTGTAGTTTTCCTTGAGATCGCCGGTGAGCGACAGGTACAACAGGTAGACAAGGACAGCCGGGGTCACGAATTTCACCAGGATATCCCAGAGACCCGGGATCCGGGTGCCCAGCCGGCTGACATGCTCGCGCAACACCCTGGCCTTCAAGACCCAGCCGATGATCAGACATTCGAGCAGGCCGCCCATGACCAGGCCGTAGTTGGTAATGAAGTGGTCGGCAATATCGAGCAAATACAGACCGCCCTGGGTGGTAAAAATAAGGCTGCCGACAAAACCGGCCGCACAGACAACGGTCACCACCCGGCCGCGCGGCCAGTCGAACTTGTCGGTTACAGCGCAGCTGAAGGCCTCGATCAGCGATATCCCCGAGGTCAGGCCGGCGATCACCAGCATCAGGAAGAAGATAATACCGAACAGGACGTTCATGCCGGGCAGCAAGGAGATGGCCTTGGGATAGACCACAAAGGCGAGCTGCGGCCCGCCCTTGATCGCCTCCTCAAACGGCACCCCCTGGCTCTGGGCCATGAAACCGACCACCCCGAACACGGCAAAACCGGCGACAAAGGAATAGAGACAGTTGACAACGCAGGTGATCAGGGCATTCTTGCCGATATCCGTTTTCCTGGGCAGGTAGCTGGCATAGGTGATCATGATGCCGAAGCCCAGGGACAGGGTGAAAAATATCTGGCCAAAGGCCGCGGCCCAGACCTTGCCGGCCTCGCTCCGCATCGCCGGGTCGGAAGAAAAAAGATTTATCTTGGCCCAGTCGGCATGCAGATAATGGTTGCGGATGGCATCCCCGGCGCCTTCAAGGGAGACGCTCCACCCCACCAGGATGATGGTCAGGACGAAAAGTATCGGCATGAACACGACACTTGCCCGTTCAATCCCGTGACGGATGTCGCGGAAACAGATGATCCAGCAGAGAACCCAGACCAGCAGGGTCGCGGCAACAATCGGCACCCTGACCCCGCCAAGCTCGGCGGCGGAATCGCTCAACTGGAGGAACTGGTTGAAGAAAAAGGCCTGGGTGTCCGTGCCCCAGGCAAGGTTAAAGGAATAGAACAGGTAATTGATACACCAGCCGATCACCACCGAGTAGTAGAGCATGATCCCGAACATGGCGACAACCGGCATCCACCAGCCGAGCCATTCGAAACTTCCGCGAATCCTGGCAAAACTGAGCGGTGACGACCCTTTCTCCCGGTGGCCGAGCCCATACTCGATGATCATGATCGGCATGCCGGCCACCAGCAGGGCCACCAGGTAGGGAACCAGAAAGGCGCCGCCGCCGTACTGGTGCGCCATATAACTGAACCGCCAGACATTGCCCAGTCCGATGGCCGAGCCGATGGCGGCCAGCAGGAAACCGGCGTTTGACTTCCAGTTGCTTCTCTCCTGTGCCATGTCCCCCCCAGATCGTTCAGATTGTCTGAAGATACCGCTATCCAACCATGGCGGATCCGGCCTTGGACGCCCCTTGCCAGGGCCGGTCTGCTGTTGCGCCGCCACCAGAAAACATTGACCAACAGTCGAACATTCGAGTTACGAACAAAAAACGAAGAAACAACTACTCCTGAAATCCAACAGATTCCACCAGGTCGATTACAGTCCGTTATCCGGGCAGCAGACCGGTTCGCAGGGCAACAAAGCAGATAAGAAAACCGAGTGCCACGGCCATTAAGCCCATCACCCGAAGTTGACCCGGGCGCATCAGGAGAAGCTGGGCCAGCCATTTCCGCATCGTCTCCGGAAAAGTCAGATAGGGCAGCCCCTCCAGGATAAAGACCACACCGATCAGGGTAAGCAGTAATTTCATAGCGCATCATCCTACCAAGAGTGACAGACGATTTCAACGATCACGCGGAGAGGTGGCACCCGTGCTCATCTACAAAAAAAGAGTGACGGCCGACTGCTTTCAGCCTAAAGTAGAAAAAGCTGCCCGTTAGCCGATCCAGGAGGTTGCCGGAAGATATGTGTTTATGTGTTCTTTCCCCGGTTTCTACCCGAACAACGGGGCCTGCCCGCCACAATCTCCATTGACTTTTCCGCGGGCGGAAATTAATAATAACCGCTCAAATCAAGCCATGCAGAGAAGCCGGTGGTCCGTCTTTGGGGCCGCCAACCAACAACCTTATACAGTGAGTACCCATGAGTGAATCGGACAGTTCAAGATACGCCGAGGCCGGTGTTGATATAGATAAGGGCAACGAGTTTGTCGACCAGGTTAAAAAAATCGCCGCCCGGACCTTCCGGCGGGGAGTCCTTACCGATATCGGCGGGTTCAGCGGCCTGTTTGCCATTGGCAACGACTATGAGGACCCTGTCCTGGTCTCCTCCACCGACGGTGTGGGCACCAAGCTGAACATCGCCAAACTCTGCAACAAGCATGACACCATCGGCATCGACCTGGTGGCGATGTGCGTCAACGATATTGCCGTGGGCGGGGCCCGCCCTCTCTTCTTCCTCGATTACCTGGCCATGGGCACCCTGGAAACAGGGATCGGCACGGATATCGTCACCGGGGTGGCCAAGGGCTGCGAGATTGCCAGATGTTCGCTCATCGGCGGCGAAACCGCGGAAATGCCCGGGCTCTACGCAACGGGCGACTATGATATCGCCGGGTTCGTGGTGGGGATCGCCGAGCGGGACAAGATCATCGACGGCTCTGAGATCAAGGTCGGCGACCGGATCATCGGCCTGGCCTCCACCGGGATCCACAGTAACGGCTATTCGCTGGTCCGGCAGATCTGCTTCAAGGAACTGGGCCTCACCGTGGACCAATATGTGGAAGAACTGGGCTGCATCCTGGGCGAGGAGTTGTTGAGACCGACCCGGATCTACAGCGAATCGATCCTCAACCTGATCAAGAACTACAAGGTCAGCGGCCTGGTCCACATCACCGGCGGCGGGCTGCTGGACAACATTCCCCGGATCCTGCCCCAGGGCAGCCGCGCCATCATCCGCACCGAGAGTTGGCCGGTATTGCCGATCTTCTCCTTCCTGCAGGACAAGGGCAATATCAATTCCCGGGAGATGTGCCGCACCTTCAACATGGGCATCGGGATGGTGGTTATCGTGAACGGGGATATTGTCGAGGATGCCATGCAGCATCTCACCGCCCTGGGCGAGACCCCCTACCTGATCGGGGAAATCGTGGTCCGCGGAACCGACGAGCAGGATGCCCCGGCGGTTGATATAGACTGCTAGCCGCCGCAGTCCGCTTCATCGCCCCTGATCTTGGCCAGGGCATGGGGCAGGGCTGCCAGCACCACTGCCAGATTCTCCCGCGCCGCCCGTTCACTGCCGGGCAGATTGATGATCAGGCAGGTCTTGCGGATTCCGGCCAGGCCCCGGGAAAGCATGGCATGCGGGGTCTTTTGCAGGCTGGCCCCACGCATGGCCTCGCTGATCCCGGGCACCTCGCGGTCCAATACCTTGCGGGTGGCCTCCGGGGTAACGTCCGACACCGCCACCCCGGTGCCGCCGGTGGTCACCACCAGATCAAGACCGAGGTGATCGACCCATTGGACAAGTGTTTCCCGGATGGTCTCTT
The DNA window shown above is from Desulfobacterales bacterium and carries:
- a CDS encoding SpoIIE family protein phosphatase, producing MNQKKMAETVEERRQRQLEALEAELESLRLAAAEQEALVRDGYLRSDAMLQEVMNDKAALQAKETGLARANEFTSLVLDMMDEVLIVLGTDGRIQRVNKKLTDLLGRTVTELTGANPDLLFSGASLSLCQWFFDPGLCASDSITYQFFSWNPQKQTELTLIARNGREIPHDFRSSILHNFQGKKVGVVIVGIDLRELKAKNEMLNQSLQEVQEANRQIMDSIRYARTIQRSLLSDRKMVEQRLARSFFIWEPRDVIGGDIYHVYPLENGNLIISLFDCTGHGVPGAFMTMLVSGKLHHAIRSAKISSPAVILKYLNQSVRSALHQDSDQPSSDDGLEAAVCLLDRTGSTLTFAGARLSLHYIHNRKAVTVTGDRQSLGYRKSNPDHDFTEHQIPLEQDIAFYLWTDGITDQVGGDKGLPFGRTRLTELLLEIHQLPFDRQQELIRQALATFTGEEQRRDDLTVIGFSPG
- a CDS encoding Smr/MutS family protein, yielding MDQEIFELPIDGTLDLHTFLPREVKDLVPDYLEECRARDIYQVRIIHGKGTGTLRRTVHAILDRLPMVRSYRLAGGDGGSWGATLVELRPADQQR
- the lpxB gene encoding lipid-A-disaccharide synthase, with amino-acid sequence MKRSPAAARVMIVAGEASGDQHGAILARELRDLAPDCALSGMGGREMAGAGVDILVDINDLAVMGLVEVLGQLGKIRRAMRVLEQRLRQQPPALLVLIDYPGFNLILARKAHKLNIPVLYYISPKVWAWRQGRIKKIKKYVDRMAVILPFEEEYFRGHGMAVDFVGNPMLDSVATTMSGPEMRAELGIGPDRTVVGLLPGSRRQEIARMLPLFIAAAERIAPELNNPVFLLPLASTLGRADLDNHGLAGTRLDIRVSTEARYDLMAVCAAVLAASGTVALELAILNVPMVVSYRVSPLTYHLARHFIKVRYASLVNLIAGREVVPELLQNDATPEKLAAAITPLLLDETAHRKMAAELAGVRQQLGGPGASRRCARLILEMTGG
- a CDS encoding sodium-dependent transporter, giving the protein MAQERSNWKSNAGFLLAAIGSAIGLGNVWRFSYMAHQYGGGAFLVPYLVALLVAGMPIMIIEYGLGHREKGSSPLSFARIRGSFEWLGWWMPVVAMFGIMLYYSVVIGWCINYLFYSFNLAWGTDTQAFFFNQFLQLSDSAAELGGVRVPIVAATLLVWVLCWIICFRDIRHGIERASVVFMPILFVLTIILVGWSVSLEGAGDAIRNHYLHADWAKINLFSSDPAMRSEAGKVWAAAFGQIFFTLSLGFGIMITYASYLPRKTDIGKNALITCVVNCLYSFVAGFAVFGVVGFMAQSQGVPFEEAIKGGPQLAFVVYPKAISLLPGMNVLFGIIFFLMLVIAGLTSGISLIEAFSCAVTDKFDWPRGRVVTVVCAAGFVGSLIFTTQGGLYLLDIADHFITNYGLVMGGLLECLIIGWVLKARVLREHVSRLGTRIPGLWDILVKFVTPAVLVYLLYLSLTGDLKENYSGYPTDQLIMYGGGWLLACLVAALALTFVPWKPGKRRRRHKPEEDELLI
- a CDS encoding DUF2065 domain-containing protein encodes the protein MKLLLTLIGVVFILEGLPYLTFPETMRKWLAQLLLMRPGQLRVMGLMAVALGFLICFVALRTGLLPG
- the purM gene encoding phosphoribosylformylglycinamidine cyclo-ligase, with product MSESDSSRYAEAGVDIDKGNEFVDQVKKIAARTFRRGVLTDIGGFSGLFAIGNDYEDPVLVSSTDGVGTKLNIAKLCNKHDTIGIDLVAMCVNDIAVGGARPLFFLDYLAMGTLETGIGTDIVTGVAKGCEIARCSLIGGETAEMPGLYATGDYDIAGFVVGIAERDKIIDGSEIKVGDRIIGLASTGIHSNGYSLVRQICFKELGLTVDQYVEELGCILGEELLRPTRIYSESILNLIKNYKVSGLVHITGGGLLDNIPRILPQGSRAIIRTESWPVLPIFSFLQDKGNINSREMCRTFNMGIGMVVIVNGDIVEDAMQHLTALGETPYLIGEIVVRGTDEQDAPAVDIDC
- a CDS encoding MogA/MoaB family molybdenum cofactor biosynthesis protein, with the translated sequence MSDKGSQGKRRDSSGPAIVEMLEATGLAVIATAIVPDREETIRETLVQWVDHLGLDLVVTTGGTGVAVSDVTPEATRKVLDREVPGISEAMRGASLQKTPHAMLSRGLAGIRKTCLIINLPGSERAARENLAVVLAALPHALAKIRGDEADCGG